The Malus domestica chromosome 17, GDT2T_hap1 genome contains the following window.
TTGGAAAATTGGAAATTGGAAGTAATGATAGGATGCTAAGACTTGCAATCATATTAAGATAGGGTCTCAACTCATTAAtttttgaacttgtatttcactAAACTAAATTGTACCGAATACCCGTCAACCCTTGTGCCGTGATGCTTGATGATAATCCCTTTTTGAGGTGTTATACAGTATGTGTATACGGTTGGTCACTGGAAAAAGTTACTGTTGAATTTGATCTCTTTCAATCAGTTTCGTTGCTTGTCTGATTTATTTGGTTCACGGGGCGAAACTATTACGTGCTACTGATATTGAACACTTACAGTAATTCTTAAAGAAACATGGTGTAATTCTTAGTTTCATTTTCGGAGATGGAAGATTTCAACGTTCTATGGGGTTCTTCTTCCTAAGAGCCATTTTTATGTATTCTTGTGAGCTAATACTAAATTCATATGATTTCTTGCAGATAATTACCAATTTGATGTAGAAACTGAGTGGGGGAATTACAAAATACCAGGAGACATACGACGATTGTGTAAAGTTTAATTTATGATCAGTATGGATGTGAAAGGTGTAACCTGGGTTGGTGGTGTATACCAGAAATTCGAGACTATGTGCTTGGAGGTAGAAGAAGATATGTACCAGGTAAAGCCTTTTGGAAGTCCTTTTCTGTCTCCCCGATTCCTAAAAAATAAGGAATAATGACCACATACTACTGGTCTGGAAGTGTTGATCATAAGTTTTCAATTATCCTTCCTCTTCCTCATCATCCTCCCACTTTGAGTGCTTATGAACATATTTATCTCGTGTGCATTTTTCTTTGGAATAAAATATGGTGTTTATGTGGTTCAGTGATCATATGAGATAGTGGTCATGTTAATTTCATTCCGTAGTCCAGTTAACTTATTTTGTTGATCATTCTATTTATTTGGAACAGGACACGGTCAAATTTGTTGAGAATCAGGTACAGACTGTTGGTGCAAGTGTTAAAAAGTTCTATGCAGAAGTAATGCAAGATTTGGTCTGTCACTCTTCAGTGGATCCGGAGATTATACCAGCCTTTGGGGACCTTGTAGAAAATAATTTTCATGTTGATAATTCTAAAAAGTCAAAGGTTAGTAAGAAAGGAGAGCCGGTAAAAGTTGATGTTGAAAAATTGAGTGGGGATTCAGAGGTGATTGCTGCAATGAATATGGATATGGACCATAAATCATTGTTCCATGGACAGCACATGGATGAATATCGCATGCTATCCTCAGGGAATTGTGCTGGAGGAGCATGCTCTGATGTATACTTAAGACAAGACTATGATGGGAGTAATTTTAATAATTCAAACTCGGTTGTCAAAGAAAACCCAATCAAGGAGAACTTACCCGGGGCAATCACTCCGGTTGAATCTGATTTGGGTAGGCCATCATCATCCTGCTGTGTAAATTTGAATGATACCTATGAAGTTTCGAGCGAACGTAGAGATACAGCTATAACCCCATCTATAACCGAAGGTATGACATGTAAGTCCACAAGGGAAAGTTGTGTGATTGCAAATGCAAGCCAATGTACGGCTGATGTTTCAGTTGACAGCCGAACATCTAATATGATTGTTTTGGATAAATTGGAAGCAAAAGAATGGAATGAAATACCAGATTCATCCTTTGGTGGCTCATCAGTAGAATCAAATGGTGACTATTCTTTTTAACCCTCTACAAGTGTTTTGTTTTCACCAACCTTCCTACTTGTTCTCTTTGATTTCCGGGTTGGCTGCTGCAGACAATTGTTTGAACAAtgggtttgtttctttgttaggATCCTCTCCAAGTGGACAAGTACACTCTGAAAAATATGCTGCCAAGGAAATCTCTGCGTCTCATCCTGGTAACACACAGTACATCTCATTCAGATGCACAATAATCTGATAACAGTTTTTATATTGATATTGACTGAAAATGATTATGCAGATAACAACACTGAGAAAATAAAGGAGTGTTTTTTCAACTGTGGACCATAACTGATTTACATTCATGGGGGGTCTAGATTTTATACTAGTTCATGAAAAATTGCACGTTCTTTTTTACATGTAGAGTTGTGTACTTGATGGGTTTACTGGTGCATGATAAATTGAATGTTATTTTGTTCTCCTAGTAGTAACCAATGACTCAATTTCCCAGGGGGTTTGCATGACTCCAATTTTTATGCAACTGAGAGTAATACTGTTGTACATGGAACGGAAAACATTCAACAATCTGAAAGGGCAAAGCTTGAGGAGACTTGTGTAATGGTGACTGGTGAGGACATTCATTTTGTTCCTCACGTGGACAGTAAACATAGGCCTTACAAGgttatctctctctccctccctacacctccctccctccctctctctctctctcctcattcTCTCTCCCCCACACCCCCCCCCCTCTTTTCTCTTTCTCCCTACTTTAATTGGCATTAATTGGGACTTCTTTTCTagaaaaaaattcagaatgtCCTTGCTTTGAGGAAGAGGTCAGCAAGGAAGCAAGAATATGAGCAGCTTGCATTATGGTATGGGGATGATGAGAAATCAAATTTAGAAAGTGGAGAACGTCTCGGGCATTCTCCGACCGTGGAGGAGACACAGAAATCACCAGCTCATGAATTTTGTGAATCTGAATGGGAGATTCTCTAGGTACCCTAGTAAAAGCTTGTGTAAATAAACCGCCTCACTGCAGCCTCTCCGTGGTGATCATGGTGCCATTCAAAATTCCTAGCTTAGGCTAAAATTTGTACCATAGTGGGAAATAAACTAGAATGTCTCCCGCTCTAGTCTTGAGTACGTTAACAATTATGTAACGTCCATAAGATTAAGTACTTGAAATTTACATTACAAATGGGTCCGACCCAATAGAGTCCTACCTTTATGGTCACCATTGTTAAAAAGATGGTTACTATTATTGTCTATGGTTAGCTATTGTTTGTGCTGCTATGCTGTATTTTTTGTTCctcgttttcttttctttcaagttttttgtttttatgttggaATTTGAAAATGGAATCTGTTGAACCTGTGTTACTGGTTCAAATAAGTGCCCAGAGGGGAATAATGGATCGTAGTTTCGTGCTTGTGCTACTGATTGGAACAACTGTGGATGCATACATTCTCGCACATTGTTTCGTATGTTTGGTAGtcaatttcttcaatttatttctttattgtCTTTGCTAAAAAAGCTATAATAGATAAAGCACATGCAGGAACTTTACATCCACACAGAAGGTAAATTCTCATGATTTGGAATACTCGATTTTGGTTTGTCTGCTTATTTGGACAGGCTACCCCGACGTGTCTTGGCAGCTGTTCAGGTTAGTAATCAACGGCAGGTATGGTTTCTGTACATTTTGTCTTCTCTTATAACTCTCGTCTTTGAAATTTCCTTCAACCTTATGAAGAACGAAGATGCTAAGTTTACTAACACTGATGGCAGATCAAATAAGAGGTTAAGAACTAAGAATGACTTTGGAGGTGTCCAAGACCAAAGATACATACAATAGCCTATTCCAGGTATCTGGCAGGCCAGGCAAACACCAGTGGCTGCAATCAGCATAAGTCTCCGGTTTTCTATTTTGCAAAGCTAATAACTGCTTCCACTCCTTTGTCGCATAAACTGCTGGATGCGCATCTCTTCGATGCTGAGACAGCTTTGTAATGTTCAGGTACGTCACTGGGGTCTTCATGCGCTGCATTGTTCTCTCAATAACTTTTATAATTTTCCCCGGAAATGTTGTTTCGTAGGAATCGCCTTCAATGGGTTGGGTTTCGTTGTAACACCAATGCTTTCCCTTGTGCTCTGGTGAAATGCTGCGGAAGAAGACTCTTGTTTTAGTCGCATCCACATTTTGATCAACCCAACGTGCCCAGGTATTCATTGCCATATCAAATGCTGATTCAATCTCCATATTCTCCATTGTTTTGCCCTCGTATTGAAACAAGTCCCACCTGCAAATCTCAATTCCATTGGACAACTCCTTGAAAAATATTCATTCATTTTAATTATTAGATCACAAGTGACTTACGTCTTGATCTTCCCATGGTGCACCCACCAGTGACCGGTGTTGAATACCATAATGTCTGCCCCTATCCACTTCATGGCCGAGGTTGCAACTCTGTCAAGCCTAAGAATCCTAGCACCACTATCTTGGTTAACATTTTGCTGCATTAAAAATGGGCTCCAGTAGAATTCAACAGAACAGTTGTACGCCTGCAGTTAAAGAAACAAGCAACACCACCACAGTTAAGAAGTCAAGgtcctattttttattttcatctcCTCAATATCACTATATATGAAGAAAATAGTTCAGTGACGGAGGATCTTTTGTATAAATGAAAACTCAACCTACCTTAGCTGTGAAGACCTTGTAGATGCCGCTTTTCACGCTGACTAGGGTTTGAGAGGGAGGTAGAGCTGAGTAAAGAAGACAAGCTAGGGATTCCCACTGGTTTCTGTTAAGTGAGTCTCCAACTATGATCACTCTCTTTCCTCTTAGTCTCTCCAACATGTCTGTTGCGTCAAACCTTCCAACCATAACGCACGTGTTTATGTTAGGTACAAATTACAATTAAGGCAACATACAACGTTTAATTCATATACTAGGATTAAGTAAGCAGTTAACTTGCCTTGGAATCTTACACCCCTTGGCCTCCCAGCTCCATTTCTCATATATGAAATCCGACCTTCCATTCCTTTGGCAGCTGACCTGGTCACTAAGAAACGGACACTGTGCCCCTTTGTACATAGGACTTCCCTTCGGATCGTAAACCCATTTTCCATCAAATATGTTGCACTTGTCTTCTTCATTCAATTGTGTCACATGTTCCTCGAAGTATCCTTGTTGCAAGAACTGAATGTTTGCATCTGATTCATTGATCGATATTGTTGATGTTATGTCTATGTTCCCAAGAGTTGATAGGTTTACGCTGTCGTGGCTGTGTTTGAGAAAGAATATCGGAATGATGCAGCTTATACAGCTTGCAACTATGCAGAGCCTCCATCCTCGACTAACGGGGGATACGTTGTCCATGGCTGGAGGTATTGAGCTCAAGAGAGGTCTGGTTTATAAAGTATAAGCAATCTATCTTTTTCATATTTGAAAAACCGTAAGATACAAATTTACATGGAAAATTCCACTATTGTGGTACTGAACTCATCATAAATATGTATTATTCTCGTCGTATTCATGTAAATCGAACATGAGGACTCCCCCGATATTGTTTTGTTGTGCGTTTCAAAAGCATGTCAACTACTCCTGTTATTGGTGAGTAAACGCAACAATCATATATTGTCAAAAATGTTAACCACTTCATTAACCCTATTATATTTTTACTAGGACAACTTGGAAGGGGACAATAGTTAGTTAGAATTTTGCCAATTGCATCTGGGTTAGGTGGCTGGCTCAGGAGAAATAGGTTAAGTTGTCAtttaagggtgtattcaattgagaatttgagatattttaatggatttataaattcatgaaGTTTAAgaaagtttaattgatttgtaaagattctataaaaaaaatttattcaattccctcgaaatctcagaAGAAGATGAGAGATTTGTGAATACTTAAATTCTACTATGAAATCTCTCAAATACCCTCAAATTTCTCaactttttaaaattctttaaaataaattcctaattgaatacatttgaaatattataaacttttttgaaatcctaattgaatacactcggatttataaggattttaataaactatcttaaaatcttgattgaatacactttgaatttaagagaattacttaaaattctgattgaatatccttagattcattaaaagaattaaaattcctcaaattctcaattaaatACATCCTTTAGTGTTACGCTATtggtatctttttttttttttttgtgataacttTACTATTATTTCATTTCACTTGTAGATCTTAGGGTTGAACCTCATAGACGGCGAgttcaaaactaatttatttcgGCACACACACCCCCCTCCCCGCAACCCAGGTTAGATGTCTGGCTCAGGAGATACAGGTTCAGTTGTCATTTTGTATTCTGGTCTATTGGTATTATTTTTTACGGTAAGAATTagtatttctttttacttttagGTCTTAGGTTGAATCTCGTCGATGACAAgttcaaaaccaatttatttccCCCTAATATAATTATATCGTTgtatcataaaagaaaaatgcttAACCTAGTTCCCAACTGTTGTTATTTTAGCCAATGTGTAATCCAGTCCAATGTTTGTCTGACATTGGATTAGTGCAAAATAACCCACTCCACGGTAGCTCCCGGTAACAAATACGCCCATTGGTTTCATTTTAAACGCAATCCTTCATTCCAGAATTCCACATAAATATTAtcaaggaactttaacgaaaaacttccggtattattcattttaataaaaaatcacatttttacactaaaaattctagtactattcatttaactattttattttgtccttatcgttaaaactcaaagttttcaagtcattttcattaatcttCCTTATTATCAAATCATTGATTCCAGATGGAAGatgatcctctccagatccacTTTGTGAGGATAGGGATCCCCACATCCTagccattcatcgtacatcgtgcggtcagtttttgtcaagtactatttgtgtttaattttaaataaaaaaagtcaaatgatttttAACCGCACGATGCACGATGAATGACTAAGGgtgaggatccctaggatccccacaatttggatcctgatgggatccaaatccattCCGGATTATTAGTTTGGCGATGTTTGATCCTTTCAAGTAGTCTTTCTtgttaaaacaaaatattttacTCAAGTCCAAACGCTCAACCACACCAATTTCTATCTCGAAAAATACTAGGACCGATCAACTAGTAT
Protein-coding sequences here:
- the LOC103405550 gene encoding uncharacterized protein isoform X1, producing MISMDVKGVTWVGGVYQKFETMCLEVEEDMYQDTVKFVENQVQTVGASVKKFYAEVMQDLVCHSSVDPEIIPAFGDLVENNFHVDNSKKSKVSKKGEPVKVDVEKLSGDSEVIAAMNMDMDHKSLFHGQHMDEYRMLSSGNCAGGACSDVYLRQDYDGSNFNNSNSVVKENPIKENLPGAITPVESDLGRPSSSCCVNLNDTYEVSSERRDTAITPSITEGMTCKSTRESCVIANASQCTADVSVDSRTSNMIVLDKLEAKEWNEIPDSSFGGSSVESNGSSPSGQVHSEKYAAKEISASHPGGLHDSNFYATESNTVVHGTENIQQSERAKLEETCVMVTGEDIHFVPHVDSKHRPYKKKIQNVLALRKRSARKQEYEQLALWYGDDEKSNLESGERLGHSPTVEETQKSPAHEFCESEWEIL
- the LOC103405569 gene encoding protein trichome birefringence-like 42, with the translated sequence MDNVSPVSRGWRLCIVASCISCIIPIFFLKHSHDSVNLSTLGNIDITSTISINESDANIQFLQQGYFEEHVTQLNEEDKCNIFDGKWVYDPKGSPMYKGAQCPFLSDQVSCQRNGRSDFIYEKWSWEAKGCKIPRFDATDMLERLRGKRVIIVGDSLNRNQWESLACLLYSALPPSQTLVSVKSGIYKVFTAKAYNCSVEFYWSPFLMQQNVNQDSGARILRLDRVATSAMKWIGADIMVFNTGHWWVHHGKIKTWDLFQYEGKTMENMEIESAFDMAMNTWARWVDQNVDATKTRVFFRSISPEHKGKHWCYNETQPIEGDSYETTFPGKIIKVIERTMQRMKTPVTYLNITKLSQHRRDAHPAVYATKEWKQLLALQNRKPETYADCSHWCLPGLPDTWNRLLYVSLVLDTSKVILSS
- the LOC103405550 gene encoding uncharacterized protein isoform X2, which produces MISMDVKGVTWVGGVYQKFETMCLEVEEDMYQDTVKFVENQVQTVGASVKKFYAEVMQDLVCHSSVDPEIIPAFGDLVENNFHVDNSKKSKVSKKGEPVKVDVEKLSGDSEVIAAMNMDMDHKSLFHGQHMDEYRMLSSGNCAGGACSDVYLRQDYDGSNFNNSNSVVKENPIKENLPGAITPVESDLGRPSSSCCVNLNDTYEVSSERRDTAITPSITEGMTCKSTRESCVIANASQCTADVSVDSRTSNMIVLDKLEAKEWNEIPDSSFGGSSVESNGSSPSGQVHSEKYAAKEISASHPGGLHDSNFYATESNTVVHGTENIQQSERAKLEETCVMVTGEDIHFVPHVDSKHRPYKNVLALRKRSARKQEYEQLALWYGDDEKSNLESGERLGHSPTVEETQKSPAHEFCESEWEIL